The Syntrophorhabdus sp. sequence AATCTTCCCACTGGATACTGGAGCGACAGATCCGGTACTGCGCACAGACAATTGTTCAATTGAGGAATGGAACGGCGGTAACTGCAGATATACGGCGACTGAGAAAAGCATCACGAGGAAGATGTTGTGGCTTGCAATGGTAGTGCCCGTGAGACTCCTCACGCACAGGATGACAACAACTCCCAGCATCTCGACCGAGATAATGCTGCTGGTCTTCCTTGCACACCTGTACACCTTGACCAACAGCACCCCCATAACCACAAGAACAATTCCCGCCCCCGCAATCCCAGTTGACAGCAGAGCATCTACGTAATCGGAATGCAGAGTTGCGGCTCCCCCCGCATCAAGCCTCTCGGCAAGCACCGAACGATTGGCACTCATAAACCCCAAGCCTATGGTCTTGGCCAACAGACTTGCATCCAGATACTCCGCGATAGCTGTCTCCCACCAAATCATCCTACCGGTCAGAAGGGCCAACCTCTCCAGATACATGCCACGAGTAAAGTATTCGCCTATCACACTGGCTATCAGGGCAACAAATGAGATCAGAAGAACCATCAACACTATCTTAGTGCTCCTCCGCTGGACTGTATTAGCCGTTATGGCCAACATGTAAGCACTAAACAGCCCCAGAAAGGCGGTCCGGCTCTGACTGAATACGAGAAAGACAACGGATATCAACAGCCACGACCAGACAACGACGTTACTATTACCGGCAGCCAACCTGCAGGTGTATGTGAAGAACAGGATCGCGGCCATGGCCCCCAGGCTGTTAGAATTAACCTGGATGAGAACACCGAATAGTTGATACGGTAAAATGGGTGATCCATATATCCTCATGCTCTCTTCAGAAATGGGCACCCGAAATGCCTCTGTGGGATTCACAATCGCCCCCACCAATGTCACAATCAGTATAAATTTCAGGAAACTCAGGCATAAATCATAGAAACGTTCACGCAGAGATGGGTCCCTCCGACAAGCAGACAAAACATACAATGACAGAAGGAACACGCATGACACTTCGAAGATCTTCCAAAACGAGAAGGCCCGCAACTGCGAATACACGATGGATGATGCAAGACCCAACACGATATACAGCATATAGCCAACATGAAAACCTCCCCATCCCCTGGGAAGCCCGCGCATTGACATATAGAGCAGCAGGTACAGGAATATCGCAATCAAAGCCACGACCTTGTGAAAGTTTGCGGCGTCGATAGGACGTTGAATCGCTTGATCAAATTCTCTCATCTCAAACAGGATGAGACTTGCAAAAACGAACAGGACGGGGACCGTTAATCTTAATGACCTTCGTTCAATATTCATGGGAATTGCCGAAATATCCTGGAACGGGCTTGTGGATTGCCGGCGATTGTTTGAACATGTGATGTATCAGCCACAATTGCGTGACCTCCCCTATGATCAGACCGACCAACGCCCCCGGGAGTCCATGGTTTATGGTAAACAGGTATGTTGCAACCAGGGACACGATGGCGCTGTACGTGTTGATTCTGCTCAAGTTCTTGAACTTCTTCAGTATCTGTCCAATCATTTCTGTACCATTGCGTAATGCCAGCAGGCACGTGTACAGGCTCCACAGCGCGGTGAGGGCAAACAGGCCACCGTATTTTTCACCCCACACGCTGTTGACGATCATGTCATAGCAACTCAACAGGATTGTACTGTAGGCTATTGCCACGGCCAGCAGAATGAAGGCCACCGCAAGCCCCAGCCTTCGCAACTGCAATTCGCCCCGCTCTCGAAAAGATGCCAGGCGAGGCATAGCCACTTGTCCCAGCGCCGGGGTGAGCATGTTCGCGGGTGCAACAAGCAGCCTCGAGGCATTGAGCTTCGCCACACCGACCGGCCCCAGAAGAGATGCAACCACTATCGTGTAAACCTGGATTCGTGCAAAATGGACCACACTGGCAATGCTGGCCCACTTTCCGCCACAGAATATTTCCGTCAGAGTCTCAATAAGTGCGCATAAAGGGTGCATGACGGGCAGTCTGCTCATGCAAAAACCCAGCAAGGCCCCGCTTGCCTGCGCTGTCGCGTAGACCAGCAGAGCAATTGCGGCGTCGAGAGAGCCCACGAAACGGTATTGTGTGAAGAGGAGGACCACGGTAACGACAGCTACCATGCTATGGATCGACAGCGCCCACGGTTCTTTGCGAACGTTATACGCATGTCCCGTAAAAAACTCTTTCAAGAGATGTGTAACGGAGGCGGCCATAACGGCTAACGCAAACATGGCGTGACGCGCCATGGAATCCCAAAACAAACCGCTTGCCAATAGCGTGACCACGCCAAGCGATACCGTGAGAGCGCAAAACGATAACTCCAGCAGCAATATCCGACCCGCGTACGGCTTACGTTCTTCTGGCGACTTGTCAGGAGTGTGAACAATCATCTGGGTCAAGAACAAAGCACTCCCAATACCTGCGTAAAAAAGGCTGATGGCGAAACCGATGCCGTAAAGTCCGAATTCCGCAGGTGACAGCAATCGTACAAGACAGATACCCAGCACGAAATTCGTACCACTACTCACCACCTGGTTGAGCCCGCTTACCACCAATGCCCTGCCCAATACCCTCTTGGCCTGGTATCCTCTTGCTGCAATTACCAGTTCCCTGATTCTAAACATCTTGCGCATCTACCCTTACCTTTTCCCATGTGAAGGAGCAACGGTCAGCATACAGCAGATCCCCGCACCGGCATGCTTCAGTGTCTTCTCTGTGCAGGTCAATGTCGGCCACCCTGAGATCAGAGCCGATTATTCAGGAACTCCCATCGCCTCAGGCCGTCTCCCGGCAGGACGACCGGCATCGGAAAGACGCCTTCAGGATGCACGCGATATCGTTCCTGTCCACGCTGGCAATGAAGTTGCCGGCCCTCTCCGGCGTGTACATCTTGCCGATGAGCCCCGACGCTTCCTCGTAACTCGTGTACCCGGACATTTCATCCTCCAGGCCGAGGCCGTCGAGCAGCTCTTCCAGGGCCGAAAGGAACGGGCCTGATTCGGGCAGGATCCCCCGGGCGCTGACGTACTTCAGGATGGAGGAAAGCGTGAAACCGCATGCCAGACCGTGAGGAACACCGAAATGGCTTGTCAACGGATAGGAGATGGAATGGGCGATCGCGGTCCTCGTCTGGTTGATCGCCAGGCCGGCAAGCATGCTCGCATACTGCATCTGTGCACGCTTTCCGAGATTGTCGGGCTCCTCGAGAACGTCCCTCAGGCTATCATTGACGTGCCTCAGCGACTGCACGGCCAGGGCCTGGCTGACGGGCGTTCTCTTCCTGTTCCACAGTGACTCCAGGGCATGCGATGCGGTGTCGAGGGCCCCGAACAAGGTTTCCCTGTATGGGAGCGTCAGCGTCAGGCGAGGATCGAGAAGCGCGTACCGCGGGAAAAGCTGGTCGTTGTCAAGCGAGAACTTTCGTCTCTCCGGCCGGTCCCAGACCGTCGCGAAGGACGTGACCTCCGCGCCCGTTCCCGCCGTTGTCGGAACGGCTATCACGGGGATCTTCGCGGGCCATCGTTCGGTCTTTCCGTCGCGGAATATCTCTGCCAGCGACCGTCTGTTCCTGTTCGCAAGTGTCACGGAGAGGATCTTCGCGGTATCAAGAACGCTTCCTCCTCCAAGGGCCAGGATACTGGCAACCTTCGCGTCCTTGTATACGGCCGTCATTTCGTCGAGACCATCGAGACCGGGATTCGGTCTCACCCCGTCGTGCACTATCGTTCTCGCGGCACCCAGCCGTGCCAGGACCCTTGCCGTCACGCCACGGTCGGTAAAGCCCCTCGAGGTTATGAAGAGACTCCTCCCTTCCGGGACAAGTCGGTGCAGTTGCTCGAAGGCGCCCGAGCCCGCGTATACCTGCACGGGATTATGATGGAACCACTGATAGGCCCTGACCCGCTCAACCATTTATGTGCTCCATGAATGCCCTTTTGTTCTGCTCCGGAGTCGCTGTCGGGCGACCGAGATCCTTCCGGGACCCTTTGGAGACTACGACCTCCAGCATCGCCGCCC is a genomic window containing:
- a CDS encoding phosphonoacetaldehyde reductase, with amino-acid sequence MVERVRAYQWFHHNPVQVYAGSGAFEQLHRLVPEGRSLFITSRGFTDRGVTARVLARLGAARTIVHDGVRPNPGLDGLDEMTAVYKDAKVASILALGGGSVLDTAKILSVTLANRNRRSLAEIFRDGKTERWPAKIPVIAVPTTAGTGAEVTSFATVWDRPERRKFSLDNDQLFPRYALLDPRLTLTLPYRETLFGALDTASHALESLWNRKRTPVSQALAVQSLRHVNDSLRDVLEEPDNLGKRAQMQYASMLAGLAINQTRTAIAHSISYPLTSHFGVPHGLACGFTLSSILKYVSARGILPESGPFLSALEELLDGLGLEDEMSGYTSYEEASGLIGKMYTPERAGNFIASVDRNDIACILKASFRCRSSCRETA
- a CDS encoding O-antigen ligase family protein, with amino-acid sequence MNIERRSLRLTVPVLFVFASLILFEMREFDQAIQRPIDAANFHKVVALIAIFLYLLLYMSMRGLPRGWGGFHVGYMLYIVLGLASSIVYSQLRAFSFWKIFEVSCVFLLSLYVLSACRRDPSLRERFYDLCLSFLKFILIVTLVGAIVNPTEAFRVPISEESMRIYGSPILPYQLFGVLIQVNSNSLGAMAAILFFTYTCRLAAGNSNVVVWSWLLISVVFLVFSQSRTAFLGLFSAYMLAITANTVQRRSTKIVLMVLLISFVALIASVIGEYFTRGMYLERLALLTGRMIWWETAIAEYLDASLLAKTIGLGFMSANRSVLAERLDAGGAATLHSDYVDALLSTGIAGAGIVLVVMGVLLVKVYRCARKTSSIISVEMLGVVVILCVRSLTGTTIASHNIFLVMLFSVAVYLQLPPFHSSIEQLSVRSTGSVAPVSSGKIW